In the Necator americanus strain Aroian chromosome X, whole genome shotgun sequence genome, CCcgcaaaaaacatttttcttcctcttttaaTCACTTTTTACACGGTTTAAGCTTATTTTCAGCAATGTTTGGAGATGTAGTTTGCAGTATTCGAATAAATTTGTAttaaatttccttgaaaaccTCTCAGAACAACCAATAttctgttttctggatttaaacataaattcttctgtttgtcctttaattattcattcataTGTAAAGAACGCTGAATGTTCTATCATGATATGAAGATCGCAAGGAAGTAGAACGCAGGATCcagagagaaacaaaaaaatcgtgaAGGAAAAATCCTGGTTAACTGAATCCCGTGTACAAAACTAGATGGTATTCGAATCGTATCCGAGTTTACCAATAGAAATGATCAACATTCGTGATCACTTCTGAATAGCAACTGAAATCCTTGACTAGAATTATCCGGGAACACTACAAAATTAACCACAGATCTACTCAACCAGTGCATAATTAGCTCTGTAAGAATTTTTACATTGTAACGGGATGACTCCAATTATGAGGAAATAAAATGAGggggaatttttgagaattgtgGGCTTAGTAGGCCAAATGCAGGACTACGTAGCTCTGGAACACAATTCCCGGAATATCATACGGATATTTATGGATTTCATCAGTTATTCAGTTCAAATGAACTacgaaaaattctcaaatttctaATATGCATGGTCGTGATTTTCGAAGAACATCGGAAATTTAAACTCTGAAATTTAGAAAGTCGGACAGTGCAAAACGTTTTTGTGctgatttattatttatttatttaatttattttatttgtataccAAGATTTCGGAATGCAGtctaaaatatcaaaaaaatataataacaaaaattaagaaaaataaaaaaaataataacaaaaatattctatTAGAAACTAAAGAACGTGAAAAACAAACCAGTATCTATGACTCCTAAGGAGCCGGTGTGAGGTAGAGTTTAAGTCACATATTTATGCAATTATTCAGAAATCAACCTCTCCCAACTTCAGGTTCAAGTCCGGATcagtttacaatttttttttgcaaatccagtttccagagaaaatcacaaattttttctcgtttcagTGAAACTCCTGAGGATCGTtgctgattttaaaaaagctctAAGGGTCAATTTTTAGGATTTCATGGTGGTCGTAATCCACTTTTCCCGGAAGGTTGCTCAGCGACCAAAACATGTAAATAGAAAGTGGCCAATAAAAACTATGTGCTGTGTGATTACCATCATAAATAAGTAGTTTAAGAATTTCTTCACCTAAATCCAGGAGAAAGACATCAATTTTTTGGCAGAATTCGAGCtttccggatttttttccatgttacGGGATCACTGTCATTCACTTTCGCCCAAATGATTAACAATGAAATGACAGTTgcttccttttgaaaaaaatcgaacattgggtgcaataaaatttttatttacgaCCATCGATGCAGCTCAAATTCTGCTCAGGACAACTTGTACAGGTCATGCGTGCGGAAGTTCActttataaattaaaaaaaaatcctgatatctttttgaaaaaaggtggttataaaattttttaaaaaaccagCAGATGCAAGGATCTCAGAGTTTCTTGCATGAATTGATTCTATTTTATAACTATTAAATCCATACTAAAAATCGATACTAGAAGGacgttttaaaagaaatttatttgcaGAGGAGTACGATATTCTTGGATAGTGCTATAGAATCTAGTCCAGAACACCTTATCTCtatttctctaatttctaAGCGgtctttttcagaatttcgattacaaaaatttgtatttttaaaaattaaagatatTCATATCTACTTCTCCATTCTTGacaaaatttttgtatttttaaaaattagggATGTTTAGATTTATCTTTCCATTCATCAATAGCCGATCACGTACAATATATGGTATATGTTAACATCGGCAGTTGACTGTATGAATACTATATTTAAATTTCGTGccacaatataatataaatagcaGCAAAACTTTCGTTATCGAAtcgtattttttctaatgtttacTATTTAGTGGAGATACAAAGCGATTACTAAGATGCTTTGTTGGATTCTCGCCTCATTCTACCTACTATACACACAGTTAATCCCTGATGAATCAGAGTTGAGCTCCACAGGATGCATCCTGGATGTACATGCGACCATCAAAATCTACCAAATTCAGCCTGTGAGTCTTCTAGAAGgaaacgggaaaaaaatttcagtaaaaTTTGAGTTATAACGTGACCTATTCAAAGAATGAGGAAAGTAATAAGAGTGATTGATGATTGAGGCAAGTAACAAGCTAACAGCTGtagaagaaaaccaaaaaaaaatccagaaacagaaataaactgtgaacagagaaaaaaaactagttaaaTATAAGTCTTTTAAACCAAATCCATTCTCTCCAGCCTTCCCCTATGCGATTATTTTCGAGACCCTCTTTCAGGACcatctttaatttttaaacttcGACTCCATATGTTAGGTTTACATCGCAGGGGGAACCTGTCTGTCTGTCGAGGATTCATTATCCGTGATCACTACTTCCTGCACGACGCTCTGCTGTTGATGGTTGTAACAATTTCCCCCGGTGCTATTTCGTATGAAGGAAGTAGTAGCCCGAATATCCGTATGCACATCATTCATGTGTGGATAGATCCTGAACATATGTGATCCaggaataataatacaattcCCAAATAGTATTTTTATCGAAAATCTCAACCACAACATTGCACTCATCGagacaagaagaaagaaaaaaaaacaagttcttCACAGAAATTATACGACGTATCaactattatttaattatatttttaattatttcttattctaacAACGGAATGTATAAATACTGAACATTATTACGTACAAATACATGAATATACATAGAACATACATATGAGAATATTTTcaccaaatttttgtttatttttttttatcgaccCGATAACTAAACCTATAAGTGGAAATAACATACATAGCAGAACAACCCGttatgaaatgatttttttttctcgaaaaaaaaaagaaagcgttgGCATCCATCCATTTATAgttgaaattattcaaaaattggtCGAGGACGATTCGATGTTATTGCACCGCCATTATCTTTTCCTTCACTATCCTGTGATAATCGTAGAGATCCAGAAATTGGACGTCCCGTTGAAAATGAATTTCGTTGAGGTGGATTAGTAACTGGTGCCATAATATTCACAGATCCtgttgctggaaaaaaaaattgatatagaatacaaatattgaaataacTTACAAATTGCAAATCAAACAACTTCAAGTAGATTTATATGAGTAATATAcgagttattttattttttcatacgAGTAATATACGAGTAATTTTTTATACGAGTAACATATGAGTAATTCTCAGCCAAAATCTTTTACACACAGAataaaaaggtagaaaaataaactttaagTTCGATGAAGCTTAAAAATTggcgaaagaaaaagtaataCTAGAATTTGTGTCAACGATCGGATCGACACATTATAGAACCATTTTTCTAAAaggattccagaaaaaaactttcaaaaacttttaaaatcaattCATTTTATGTTCAGATAAGAAAGATGAGGAAGTTACAAggaaagggggaaaaaaaactaaaactctCACTAACTTTTCTTCAACGTCCCATTTTCATGAGAAACAGCATACATGGATACACTACGAACGGCTGGATGATGTCCTGATGCTGTATCTGTCTGATTTGGTCCAACTTCAAcattctgaaacaaaaaaaaaaatgaaatagaaaaagtcgagtcagaaaaaatttgcacaaatgattttcttgttatttaaGTTTTCagtaaacttcaaaaattacgtgtagaaatttaagaacatctgttcttttttttatgatgatAATTTTAGTTCCGCTTTTACTCACACTTTCCGCATCACGACTTTCTTGTGTGTGCTGACGTTGAAGTCCACGACGTGATGACATCCGATGTTTTCGTAGAGCCGAATAATATCCATCACGTACAGCCGAGAACATCATCGTTACCAATTGAGACCATGCGGCTACCGTATCCGCAGGCTATAAAAGATGATACATCagccgacaaaaaaaaattgacttcttttcttgaaaaattgaaaaaaaaacccttgaaatttttttatttgaaaattaggAGATAAGTTCAAATAGATAGCAGATTAATTCAAATAGCACTAATCTTAAGTAAGTTGCTCGAAACTGCTTATTAAAAACTTCTGCGGCAAATTTTTGGGTGACTTCTACCACTAATATCAAATAGTAACtaaaaatttataatataaatcgTATTAAGAGAAGTAATATCAGAGATCCAGGTTTTCGTGACTTATGTTGACTCACTTCGAATTCCATTATGGTTGAATTGGACTCAATGACTGTTCCTTAgacaaaatccagaaagttAGGAAATACTGCACACGatggaaattagaaaaaaatttctgactCTGTTAAGGTGTCTGATTTTtgagttacaaaaaaaaatttcgagtCTAACTTGTTTCGAGCCGATTAAAGGAATAGTgctatcatttttttattagaaataaacataatactatgaaaaaaaaaatcctcactgATAATATTGCGAAAAGTTTCGAAAAgcgacacttttttcttgaaaaaaatcaaaaaccaagAACCAGTAGATGataaacaaattctttttcacTGCTTCGATGCTCGTTAAAATTACATAAGTGTAGTACTGtaattagtaataatttttaaactttaaatcTACGAATATGTGCTCCTGATAGAATCGCCTTTCAAGTAATTccgaaataaaattgaaaacgtgATGGAAAAAATCGTTAAATTACACCGATATAAAATTCAATCTTCAACTTCACCTAAAGCTCTAACGGGACAATGATCCTAACAAGTTAAATCCACATTTCCCAGGATAGCACTTAATTTTTGctttgcggaaaaaaaaacattccccGCAGGAACAATTGTGTTGTTGTTCGTTTGGCTGTTCGATTTCAGTTAAAAATGGAACTtcccggattttttttccatatacaTAGACGCTGTCATAACTCGAATAGTTGTTGTGTTTACGACGACAACGACATTTTATCATCAGCCAGCGATAtgtcaatattttatttctaaaacataaaataaaccTGATGATTTGCCATATCGAGGATCACTCCTTCAACAGTGATCGCATCCGCAATTGTGACCCAAAAATCAGGTTTAAATCCGAAAGCTTTCAATTCCACGTGTTCTTCACCATAAACTCTCGAAATCGCACAAATATGGTCTGGATCGAAGATCTGAAAATTTAgttcattaaaattaaaatatttaacacaaatttcctcaatttcaaAACATGTAAAAATTCCTGATAAGctttgaaaaacgaaaagaggaagttaaaaaacaaagcaaaccTATTGGGAAAAACACCAATGCTACaccattttcttgaaaaagaattttttctggaagacaaGGTACATAGGTGTGATCCATGCGCTTTTTGTAAATAATCACGAATAAATTAATAACACTGTAGTTACTAAATAAAACCACCTCAGAAACTGGCACTCAatctatttaaaaattaagtttGAGACCGTctttttacgaaaaaataaccattttaattttgagaatTGTACTGTGGTAAAAGAATGAGTGTCATTTTCTGGATGACTCTATAACAGGAACACCCTCTTAACCTGCTTcgctttttttggaagaaacaaGGATCGTCAAAGTGTCTTACTGTTCAGGAGAATTtgagaaatcaaaatttgaggaaaacaaccttttaaagaaagaaagaaacgctGAGGTGATACCATCTTAATGAACCTTAATATCGTTTATTATACTTTAACTAGGACTATAACTATCCAAAATAAATCCAGATTTCCTCACAGCTgcaaaaaagttctttttttttccccgtaaACAATTGTGAGAGCTAAAAAGTTCCGGTAATAAATCACAGAGTTTCACATATCTCAAATGACTCGAGCCGATCTTTGATGAATCCTCAAAGTTGCGTAGGCTGTGAACAGATTACACAGACAATTATCCGATCGAATCAAAAAACAACGATTCCTATTGATTATCATGCAGTGCgtaataaatgaatagttctggatgaaaaaagaacctcaTCTgatttcccagaaaaaaaaaaaacatgttacGTAGGAACTTTCAATTCATTCACTGTCTTCCAGAggtgttgttttgttcaagGGTCAGCAGTTTGATTAAATGTTGCGTATAAAATTTATTGCTTCACGAAAGGCTTATAGATTGTTCTtctcaacaaaagaaaaaaaaagctgcatgGATTCCCTATTTCCTGGAATTTCATTGTAATCTCAATATTACTTCAAGAGAATTACTTGGAATTTGTTTTCATAGGATTGCATTGATAAGCGGCGAAGGAAGATCAGGATGTTTGATTCGGATTAAACTTTGGTTATTTGAATGCAAATATCAGAAGATTTTCAGGATTCCATGATCCCGGAATTTTAAAAGGATTCACATAACCTCACTCTAAGATCTATGCACATCAAATAGATATTAGTACTTTGAACGTGACGAACCAATATATATAACTCAACAATTTACagaggaaaacagaaaaatccagaaaaaattgctGACCTTAGAGACAACTTCTTCCACCAAATCCTTAAGCCTTACGCTCATTTGATATGCTCGTTCttttcccaatgcgtacacgtATTTTTGATAGTCCGATCGTTTTTCGAATATCCGTTGTAGGACCTACAACAGTAATTGGAGTAGAAATCAGAGAGCTGGACATTTTTAACGTTCCACTTAAACTTCTGATCAATTTTATATgtatgattttttaattttttttttctattgctcTCTATTCTATATTCTATTCTCCATTCTATTCTTTGCATAGCTGTTATACCTTTAAATATGAACATGAAAcgtaggatttttttaaaaattgttccacatagaacgaattttttcatttgctaattttttaatGATCAAATACTAGAATATTCTTACCTATCGAGTTTGTtaaacgagagaaaaaaatgcgattatttactttttgtaTCCATTTTTATGCGCAGAATAATAGGAGAACAACGTGTTTTTATCATATCAAATCCGCATATTTTGTAAATCtatgattttatttaaatttatttatgtcggtttctgtttttcaggCTATTATGATCCTCAAAAGTATGTTTCCTGGCATTTAGCACCAGTGACATCAAGAATATAAGTAATTGCTCCCCAGATGATACCAACAATGGAGGAACCACTCTTTTTATAATGAGATTTTTAACTGTCCTGGTGGTCCCATCCATTTCATATCATCTTCCATTATGCCATTTTGATACAACCATTAATAACGCCAATAACACGGTTTTTAGTAAAAATCTAAGGGAAATAGCTAGGATAACGGTCCTACGAGGAGCTATAGGAGAAGGTTCCCTTTTACATCCATTCGTTCCTTGAGCAACGTGTCCGAGAACTACTTAATTGTAATCCTGGCCTAAGTGAGTTGCATTTCAACAGTTATGGAATCTCAATTATTGCTCATGAGGGAAGAGATGGCCCTTGATGGATATTATCCACGGATGAAACAGGCAAATAGCAATAGAAAGTGATAATGAATATGTTTTTGGTGATAACATTCCGATattagtagttttttctttctttcctcgtTAAAGCAAGTGTTCTgattaaatccagaaatctcGTAACATCAGTAAACGAAGCTTGCATAGAAAATTCTAGCAGCGCTTAACGCCAGATGTTCGCTACCAGTAGTTATATTTCTTTGAAGTTCCCGATAAACTGAAAAATGTTCAACATCCGGAAAATTCTACTATTTGAAAGATGTGGATTTGCAGACCCGTCAATTTTATAGACGACAGGGGTCGGtcgtttcttcttcgtttttcacgTCAGAGACCGAATAACAGCTGACGACCGTAGCGCATGAGAAAACAGAACCGGATGGCGGCACATGCGCCACTGGAAATGAACGAACGCGCATTATGACAGGAAATTCCGGCATGAAgcaagttgtttttctttttcaaatacataaaaatgtgaattCTATGATTTTTGAGCAGCACACAAATTTGTTCCAGCTGAACATAATTCCCCAACAGTGTATCATTAGGTTCATGGAGCAATTCCGTaggcaaaagaagaagaagaaaaaaaaaaagaaattggctTCATATAACTGCTCACTTCCTGAGAATTAACTAACATTCGCATTCAGAAACGAATAACTAAAGGGAATGATCAAAtattataagaaaataaaatactgaATGAGAAAAGCTCAGACATTAGACACATCAAGCACCGACACATGAAACAAGTTGTTTTTCTATCTAACAAATTATATCTTGATATCcacaaaaaataggaaattatttcattgGCGGCATTCATGAGCTTCTTTGTGATTGGAAcacttatatttttatatttttaatattatattttcaaaagaatataattttaataaaataacaaatagaaACAAATCCATTGTTACTTCACTAAAGAAGACAGCAATGTATTCTCCGTTCAATGTATTCTACGTTATTCCGGTGCTAG is a window encoding:
- a CDS encoding hypothetical protein (NECATOR_CHRX.G21529.T1); translated protein: MGNSSSSSKVRHKSESMEIRQKRKKSEDFSTKSRSLMELGPRSKRSIVGIKPSERPKQPVKESRSGSTVNGLARARSMRKDMTHPISTQGREIILQCFENPHSEFGNKVLQRIFEKRSDYQKYVYALGKERAYQMSVRLKDLVEEVVSKIFDPDHICAISRVYGEEHVELKAFGFKPDFWVTIADAITVEGVILDMANHQPADTVAAWSQLVTMMFSAVRDGYYSALRKHRMSSRRGLQRQHTQESRDAESNVEVGPNQTDTASGHHPAVRSVSMYAVSHENGTLKKTTGSVNIMAPVTNPPQRNSFSTGRPISGSLRLSQDSEGKDNGGAITSNRPRPIFE
- a CDS encoding hypothetical protein (NECATOR_CHRX.G21529.T2); this translates as MELGPRSKRSIVGIKPSERPKQPVKESRSGSTVNGLARARSMRKDMTHPISTQGREIILQCFENPHSEFGNKVLQRIFEKRSDYQKYVYALGKERAYQMSVRLKDLVEEVVSKIFDPDHICAISRVYGEEHVELKAFGFKPDFWVTIADAITVEGVILDMANHQPADTVAAWSQLVTMMFSAVRDGYYSALRKHRMSSRRGLQRQHTQESRDAESNVEVGPNQTDTASGHHPAVRSVSMYAVSHENGTLKKTTGSVNIMAPVTNPPQRNSFSTGRPISGSLRLSQDSEGKDNGGAITSNRPRPIFE